From a region of the Phaseolus vulgaris cultivar G19833 chromosome 6, P. vulgaris v2.0, whole genome shotgun sequence genome:
- the LOC137831132 gene encoding glycerol-3-phosphate acyltransferase 1-like — protein sequence MVSSMEFLRLANWLMNQVLVKSCYGIARKIKNHGFQWGDLSSKPLQQPSSFPNIIKCDLEDRGSQTLVCDFHKVLLRTHSFFPYFMLVAFEGGSIFRAFLLLCSCPILWILNYEMKLRVMIFISFCGLKVKDMENTSRAVLPKFYLENLNLEAYEVVASVGSRVIFTTMPRVMVEGFLKEYLNADAVIATELHTAGCYFTGLLSKSGLLVKHSALMDYFGDTKPDLGIGNTSLHDQLFISLCKEAYVVMNEGKVIPRNKYPKSLIFHDGRLAFLPTPLATLFMFMWLPIGFVMALYRIFLGVFLCFKFTMALGVWSGINLNFKDNNQQKSKSNEGVLYVCTHRTLLDPIFLSSCLGRPLTAVTYSLSKVAEFIAPIRTIRLTRDRKQDGETMKRLLSEGDLVVFPEGTTCREPYLLRFSSLFAELADEIVPVAMKAQVSMFYGTTASGLKVLDPIYFFMNPRPRYDIEILEKVPKELTCAGGRSSHEVANYIQKQLGYALGFECTNLTRRDKYMMLAGNEGVVQEKKGRIFS from the exons ATGGTGTCCTCCATGGAGTTCCTAAGGCTTGCAAATTGGCTCATGAACCAGGTTCTTGTTAAATCATGTTATGGAATAGCAAGGAAAATTAAAAACCATGGTTTTCAATGGGGTGATCTTTCATCTAAACCATTGCAACAACCTTCCTCATTCCCTAATATCATCAAGTGTGATTTGGAGGATAGAGGGTCTCAAACCCTTGTTTGTGACTTCCACAAAGTCCTCTTAAGGACTCATTCTTTCTTTCCTTATTTCATGCTGGTTGCCTTTGAAGGTGGAAGCATTTTCAGGGCATTTCTCTTGCTTTGTTCATGTCCTATACTGTGGATTCTGAACTATGAAATGAAGCTCAGAGTCATGATCTTCATCTCCTTTTGTGGACTCAAAGTGAAGGACATGGAGAACACTTCAAGGGCAGTTTTACCAAAGTTTTACttggagaaccttaatcttgaGGCCTATGAGGTGGTGGCTTCAGTAGGGTCCAGGGTTATCTTCACCACTATGCCTAGAGTGATGGTGGAAGGGTTTCTGAAGGAGTATTTGAATGCTGATGCTGTTATAGCCACAGAGTTGCACACTGCTGGTTGTTACTTCACTGGTTTACTCTCCAAGTCTGGTTTGCTTGTGAAGCACAGTGCCCTCATGGATTATTTTGGAGATACAAAACCTGACCTTGGCATTGGTAACACAAGTCTTCATGATCAgctttttatttctctttgcAAG GAGGCTTATGTGGTGATGAATGAGGGAAAAGTGATACCAAGGAACAAATATCCAAAGTCCTTAATATTTCATGATGGAAGACTAGCATTCTTGCCAACTCCTTTAGCAACACTCTTTATGTTCATGTGGCTTCCAATTGGATTTGTGATGGCCCTTTACAGAATTTTTCTGGGTGTGTTCCTTTGTTTCAAATTCACAATGGCATTGGGAGTGTGGAGTGGGATAAATCTGAATTTCAAAGACAATAACCAGCAAAAATCAAAGTCAAATGAAGGGGTGCTTTATGTTTGCACTCACAGGACTCTCTTGGATCCAATTTTTCTTAGCTCATGTTTGGGGAGGCCTTTGACTGCAGTCACATACAGCTTAAGCAAGGTGGCTGAGTTTATAGCCCCTATTAGGACCATAAGACTCACAAGGGACAGAAAACAAGATGGGGAGACTATGAAAAGGTTGCTTAGTGAAGGGGATTTGGTGGTGTTCCCTGAAGGAACAACTTGTAGGGAGCCCTATCTGTTGAGGTTCAGTTCCTTGTTTGCAGAACTAGCTGATGAGATTGTGCCTGTGGCTATGAAGGCTCAAGTGAGCATGTTCTATGGGACCACAGCAAGTGGCCTAAAGGTGTTGGATCCAATTTACTTTTTCATGAACCCTAGGCCTAGATATGACATTGAGATCCTTGAAAAGGTTCCCAAAGAACTCACTTGTGCTGGGGGAAGGTCTAGTCATGAAGTGGCAAATTACATACAGAAACAATTGGGGTATGCTTTGGGATTTGAGTGCACCAACCTTACAAGGAGGGATAAATATATGATGCTGGCTGGGAATGAAGGGGTTGTTCAAGAAAAGAAGGGAAGAATATTCAGCTAA